A section of the Cololabis saira isolate AMF1-May2022 chromosome 6, fColSai1.1, whole genome shotgun sequence genome encodes:
- the klhl23 gene encoding kelch-like protein 23, which yields MSPTAKEIYTYDFCDGEHPAELLDALRHFYAAGVFTDVTLQCGDSGQAFHCHKALLAARSSYFKVMFTADMRERSNRVIKLSGVDCGVLRALLDYVYSAQVRITESNVQSLLEAADLLQFLTVKQACEGFLIRLLDVDNCLGMHAFAELHLCRRLEREARRVMLSRFTELTEQEEFLEVDYEKLRSVLTAQSLTVQRDEILIDAVVRWVTHDPDDRLHLILDLLHSIQLDLDEIYFRSSLEVHRPDKYLIKKDGKLKSIVMQALRTNGKEISASRKVSSSMYIIGGYYWHPLCEVHIWDPISNAWAQGKEMPDPGRESYSISLLGANIYVTGGYRTNTVEALDTVSIYDCDYNEWTEGCPMITARYYHCSVALRGCIYAVGGYRGGAPEPETEFYDPLKKRWFPVAKMIQGVGNATACVMGDKIYVTGGHYGYRGSCTYEKIQVYSPDVNEWGIIAISPNPEYGLCSVSLNNKLYLVGGQTTVADCYDMEKDEWRSISVMKERRMECGAVVINGCIYVSGGYSYSKGTYLQSIEKYDPELDSWEIVGTLPSPTRSHGCVCVQVVQ from the exons ATGTCGCCCACAGCGAAAGAGATCTACACATATGACTTCTGCGATGGCGAGCACCCGGCAGAGCTCCTGGATGCGCTCCGGCATTTCTACGCGGCCGGCGTGTTTACCGACGTCACCCTGCAGTGTGGCGACTCCGGACAGGCGTTTCACTGCCACAAAGCCCTGCTGGCAGCCCGCAGCTCCTATTTCAAAGTCATGTTCACGGCTGACATGAGGGAGCGATCCAACAGGGTGATCAAGCTGAGCGGGGTGGACTGCGGGGTCCTGCGGGCTCTGCTGGATTACGTGTACAGCGCTCAGGTGCGCATCACCGAGAGCAACGTGCAGAGCCTGCTGGAGGCTGCAGACCTGCTGCAGTTCCTCACCGTCAAGCAGGCGTGCGAGGGCTTTCTCATCCGGCTCCTGGACGTGGACAACTGCCTGGGCATGCATGCATTCGCAGAGCTGCATCTGTGTCGGAGGCTGGAGAGGGAAGCCCGCAGGGTGATGCTGAGCAGGTTTACAGAGCTCACTGAGCAGGAGGAGTTTCTGGAGGTGGACTACGAGAAGCTGAGGTCAGTGCTGACCGCTCAGAGCCTCACCGTGCAAAGAGATGAAATACTGATAGATGCTGTTGTCAGGTGGGTGACCCATGACCCCGATGATCGTCTCCATCTCATTTTAGACTTACTGCACTCTATCCAACTGGACCTGGATGAGATTTACTTTAGATCTTCATTAGAAGTGCACAGACCTGATAAATACCTGATaaaaaaagatgggaaactgaAATCTATAGTCATGCAAGCTTTAAGGACCAATGGCAAAGAGATATCCGCGAGTAGAAAAGTATCTTCCAGCATGTATATCATCGGAGGCTACTACTGGCACCCTCTTTGTGAGGTTCACATTTGGGATCCTATAAGCAACGCGTGGGCACAAGGAAAAGAGATGCCGGACCCTGGAAGAGAGAGCTACAGCATCAGTCTACTTGGAGCAAACATTTATGTCACCGGTGGCTACAGGACAAATACTGTTGAGGCCCTGGACACGGTTTCCATCTATGACTGTGACTATAATGAGTGGACTGAGGGCTGCCCCATGATCACCGCCAGGTACTACCACTGCTCAGTCGCTCTGCGTGGATGCATTTATGCCGTAGGAGGTTACAGAGGAGGAGCTCCTGAGCCAGAGACTGAATTTTATGACCCTTTGAAGAAGAGGTGGTTTCCAGTGGCCAAAATGATCCAAG GTGTTGGAAATGCCACAGCCTGTGTTATGGGAGACAAGATCTATGTGACTGGAGGTCACTATGGATACAGAGGAAGCTGTACTTATGAGAAAATCCAGGTGTACAGTCCAGATGTCAATGAGTGGGGTATCATTGCTATAAGCCCCAATCCAG AGTACGGTCTCTGTTCTGTGTCTCTGAACAACAAGCTGTATTTGGTGGGTGGACAGACGACGGTCGCAGACTGCTACGACATGGAGAAAGACGAATGGAGatccatttcagtgatgaaggagaggaggatggagtGTGGGGCTGTGGTAATAAATGGTTGTATCTACGTGAGTGGGGGATACTCCTACTCAAAAGGAACTTATCTGCAAAGCATTGAGAAATATGACCCCGAGCTGGACTCATGGGAGATAGTGGGGACTCTTCCCAGCCCGACCAGATCACACGGATGCGTTTGTGTTCAAGTTGTCCAGTGA
- the phgdh gene encoding D-3-phosphoglycerate dehydrogenase — MAPISIKSVLISESVDPRCRTILEENGIQVTEKQNMKKEELIAEIKHYDGLVVRSATKVTADIIAAADNLKIIGRAGTGVDNVDVDAATKKGIIVMNTPSGNTISAAELTCALVMSLSRNVPQAAMSMKKGNWDRKKFMGAELYGKVLGIVGLGRIGKEVATRMQSFGMRTIGYDPITPTEVSAGWGVEQMSLEQLWPQCDYISVHTPLMPSTVGLLNDESFGKCKKGVKVVNCARGGIIDEAALVRALESGQCGGAGLDVFVEEPPKNRSLVDHPNVISCPHLGASTKEAQARCGEDIALQMVDMVKGKNLVGAVNAQVLASTFSQESQQLIKLGEAVGAVLQSCSAAQKSFGRVQITTQGDCMKSCARYMTSAVLVGLLSQDSGCSPNLINVLSLAKETGIDITQAHCASDGGAEGACKVEMVAGGCSYKARGSVQGGVPVLLELSDSVFRQPVSLTGNLLFLKASGGPQLLSSVAGLLASEGVQIESFSAPADRSGDLWFCVGVSSLLRDLSILKPLVKDAAQLKM, encoded by the exons ATGGCCCCGATCAGCATCAAAAGTGTGTTAATCAGTGAAAGTGTTGACCCTCGCTGCAGGACGATTCTGGAGGAAAACGGCATCCAAGTCACCGAAAAGCAGAATATGAAAAAGGAGGAACTCATTGCAGAGATCAAG CACTACGATGGCCTCGTGGTCAGATCTGCAACCAAGGTAACGGCTGATATCATTGCTGCTGCCGATAATCTCAAAATTATCGGGAGAGCGGGGACCGGTGTGGACAATGTGGATGTTGATGCTGCCACCAAAAAGGGCATTATTGTCATGAA CACACCAAGTGGAAACACGATCAGTGCTGCTGAGCTGACATGTGCTCTGGTCATGAGCCTGTCGAG AAATGTACCTCAAGCTGCAATGTCAATGAAAAAAGGGAACTGGGATCGCAAAAAG TTCATGGGTGCAGAGTTGTACGGCAAAGTACTCGGGATAGTTGGACTCGGAAGAATAGGAAAGGAGGTTGCCACGAGAATGCAATCTTTTGGCATGCGG acAATCGGTTATGATCCAATCACTCCAACTGAGGTGTCAGCAGGTTGGGGGGTGGAGCAGATGTCTCTGGAGCAGCTTTGGCCTCAGTGTGACTACATCAGCGTTCACACGCCCCTGATGCCCTCGACTGTTG GTCTGCTCAACGATGAATCATTCGGCAAGTGCAAGAAAGGAGTGAAGGTTGTGAACTGTGCCAGAGGGGGCATCATTGATGAGGCGGCTCTCGTCAGAGCTTTGGAGTCTGGACAGTGTGGAGGAGCAGGACTCGATGTCTTTGTTGAG GAACCACCTAAGAACCGCTCCCTGGTGGATCATCCCAATGTCATCAGCTGTCCTCACCTGGGAGCGAGTACGAAGGAGGCTCAGGCTCGCTGTGGGGAAGACATCGCTCTGCAGATGGTGGACATGGTGAAGGGCAAGAACCTGGTTGGAGCA GTAAATGCCCAGGTTTTGGCCAGCACGTTCTCCCAGGAGTCTCAACAGCTCATCAAGCTCGGAGAAGCCGTTGGAGCCGTGCTTCAGTCTTGCAGTGCTGCTCAGAAATCATTCGGTCGTGTTCAGATCACCACTCAAG GAGACTGCATGAAGTCCTGCGCTCGTTACATGACATCAGCTGTTCTGGTCGGCCTGCTCAGCCAGGACTCCGGATGTTCCCCGAACCTCATCAATGTCCTCAGCCTCGCCAAGGAGACCGGCATCGAC ATAACTCAAGCCCACTGTGCATCTGACGGGGGAGCTGAGGGTGCGTGCAAAGTGGAGATGGTGGCCGGCGGCTGCAGCTACAAGGCCAGAGGCTCAGTTCAAGGTGGCGTCCCTGTCCTGCTGGAGCTGAGTGACAGCGTGTTCAGACAACCAGTCTCTCTCACTGGGAATCTGCTGTTCCTCAAGGCCTCCGGCGGTCCTCAGCTGCTGTCCTCAGTGGCTG GGCTGTTGGCCTCAGAGGGAGTGCAGATCGAGTCGTTCAGTGCCCCAGCGGACCGCTCTGGGGATCTGTGGTTCTGTGTCGGGGTGTCTTCTCTCTTACGGGACCTCAGTATCTTGAAGCCTTTGGTGAAGGATGCAGCTCAGCTCAAAATGTAA
- the cfap210 gene encoding cilia- and flagella- associated protein 210: MASVVQYGRRRGFSKSEEASKIMQLPNLQQVTFLRTAEWLRIHDEMDGVNKDTQRTREAARQREALHLQSQEMVKLWPNTIAGQRQRKLEAKKIREQIEEEKRKQIDREEAEYREQKRKEAVEKAKNPLYHQSDRVKGLNRALQLTEVLKEREAQIELKQRRKSATKDVEKEFVEMAKTREDETLKQEQQKALRRRLEKQTVAEDLKKQMKENEVAREKQKLETQRDREEIERLLKVYQVEQRVESEQQENQKRNLMEAHLEHVTNRDLTRAIDTQKQEAEEQQRKLYLSAKQKITKLRKEKEEDSFREAQLRRERILDKLTAKEQEEKASEEQRIAKAVAERDARQAQLQLEEEERKAAMLESIAAHRELMKQQKEQKDKAAEQDMRDALQAKKEADRIFSKKQQLKAKEARDYERNLKDFNAAQMVEKRVAHQRLMDEELELEAKNAELIFEEENEFQQYSRNIINAAAEAKRDVFPLYKAAREGFGGGHGPVFSGVRPSYLAQDYTGAQMPKYVSSTTENIKKLHKVGNFQEAKRRLGFTW, translated from the exons ATGGCGTCGGTGGTTCAGTACGGTCGTCGGAGAGGATTCAGTAAAAGTG AGGAAGCCAGTAAGATAATGCAGCTTCCAAATCTTCAACAAGTCACTTTTTTAAGGACGGCTGAATGGCTCCGGATTCATGATGAAATGGACGGCGTGAATAAAGACACGCAGCGTACGAGAGAGGCAGCCAGACAGAGGGAAGCCCTGCATCTGCAGTCACAGGAGATGGTGAAACTGTGGCCCAATACCATCGCT GGCCAGAGACAAAGAAAGCTGGAGGCTAAAAAAATCCGAGAGCAGATTGAGGAGGAGAAAAGGAAACAGATTGATAGAGAAGAGGCCGAATACAGGGAACAAAAGCGAAAAGAGGCAGTTGAAAAAGCCAAAAATCCGCTGTACCATCAAAGCGACCGGGTCAAAGGTCTAAAT CGTGCACTCCAGCTGACAGAGGTGCTGAAGGAGAGGGAGGCTCAGATTGAACTGaagcaaagaagaaaaagtgCCACTAAAGATGTGGAAAAGGAGTTTGTGGAGATGGCAAAGACCAGAGAGGATGAAACTTTGAAACAGGAGCAACAGAAGGCCCTTAGGAGGAGGCTTGAGAAGCAGACTGTTGCAGAAGACCTGAAAAAACA GATGAAGGAAAATGAGGTGGCCAGAGAAAAACAGAAGCTGGAAACCCAAAGGGACCGAGAGGAAATCGAGCGTCTTTTAAAGGTCTATCAGGTGGAGCAAAGAGTGGAGTCAGAACAGCAAGAAAACCAGAAGAGAAACCTCATGGAAGCTCACCTG GAGCATGTCACCAACAGAGACCTTACAAGAGCTATTGATACACAAAAACAGGAGGCCGAGGAGCAGCAAAGGAAACTTTATCTCTCTGCCAAACAAAAAATTACCAAATTacggaaagaaaaagaagaagattcATTTAG AGAGGCTCAACTGCGCAGAGAAAGGATCCTGGACAAGCTGACAGCCAAAGAGCAGGAAGAAAAAGCCAGTGAGGAGCAGAGGATTGCTAAAGCTGTAGCTGAGCGGGATGCAAGACAAGCCCAGCTGCAGctagaagaggaggagaggaaggctGCTATGTTGGAGTCCATAGCTGCACACAGAGAACTCATG AAACAACAGAAGGAGCAGAAGGACAAAGCAGCGGAGCAGGACATGCGAGATGCTCTGCAGGCAAAGAAGGAGGCTGACAGAATATTTTCTAAGAAACAACAACTGAAGGCAAAGGAAGCCAGAGACTACGAAAGGAACCTGAAAGACTTTAATGCTGCACAAATG GTAGAAAAAAGAGTGGCACATCAGCGACTGATGGATGAGGAGCTCGAGTTGGAGGCGAAGAACGCAGAACTCATTTTTGAAGAGGAGAACGAGTTTCAGCAGTATTCAAGGAACATCATCAATGCTGCGGCAGAGGCTAAGAGAGATGTTTTTCCTCTTTACAAAGCTGCCAGAGAAGGGTTCGGAGGTGGGCACGGCCCTGTTTTTAGCGGCGTCAGGCCCAGTTATCTTGCTCAGGACTATACTGGTGCTCAGATGCCCAAATACGTTTCCAGCACCACcgaaaatattaaaaagctcCACAAGGTTGGAAATTTTCAGGAGGCAAAAAGGAGACTTGGATTCACGTGGTGA
- the ppig gene encoding peptidyl-prolyl cis-trans isomerase G, which yields MGIKVRPRCFLDIGIGNVLVGRVVVELFADVCPKTCENFRCLCTGEKGVGKGTQKPLHYKGCLFHRIVKEFMIQGGDFSEGNGRGGESIYGGFFEDESFAMKHNKDYLLSMANRGKDTNGSQFFITTKPAPHLDGVHVVFGHVISGQEVVRTMESQKTDPNSKPYAEVKVLNCGELVPKSKAKKDEKKKEKVSSSSSSSSDSESSSKSSSDSEESEKESKKRKKKAKKLKKKQKKKDKKRPEPESTEEKEQEELVTSTVRPEEIPPIPENRFLMRISPQTTQKSNDEVEKDRKKKDDRSRENTGMNYNSHLAYNRRPLVTTRSGRKIKGRGPRRYRTPSRSRSRSRSRDRFWRSETPPHWRQEMQRQRMRAVTGERWIKGDKGDMEQTKVDEDKAPRRERRTSNTKHDEHAAEDKKDKKTRSHRSKSKENDTAEKDEKHSKHKAKKKDKSHSRSKSREKSKRSKSRDKSSKHRSEDRRGRSRSNERNVNKKEKDPEPDQGKDRNKDHDSDKKQKEDSKGKDEGMVTKSHSKERASAKDEDSSRGRDKGGRPPSKEKEEKKEKDKERDRERSRSKERRHNRERETKRRGTSRDKDRQSRSRDRSRNRDSHRGRRSRSKSRSRRDHSKGRSSHRRDREAGGRRRRSSSSSSSSDSDRARKRKSQRSPRSKRRSRSVSKSKDRTSPVRPDSTKNKSKKDSRKNHSSSSSSSDSD from the exons GTCTGCCCCAAAACATGTGAAAACTTCAGGTGCCTCTGCACAG GTGAGAAAGGCGTTGGTAAAGGAACTCAGAAACCCCTGCACTACAAAGGATGCCTCTTTCACCGAATCGTAAAGGAATTCATGATTCAAGGAGGAGACTTCAGTGAAG GAAATGGAAGAGGAGGCGAGTCCATCTACGGAGGTTTTTTTGAAG ATGAAAGCTTTGCTATGAAACACAACAAGGACTACCTTCTATCTATGGCCAATAGGGGCAAAGATACAAATGGATCACAGTTTTTCAT AACAACTAAACCTGCACCGCATTTGGACGG tgTCCACGTTGTTTTTGGTCATGTGATCTCCGGACAAGAGGTTGTTCGAACCATGGAGAGCCAAAAAACGGACCCGAATAGCAAACCGTATGCTGAAGTAAAAGTTCTAAACTGCGGAGAGCTTGTCCCTAAATCTAAAG caaagaaagatgaaaaaaagaaggaaaaggtcTCCagttccagcagcagctccagtgACTCCGAGAGCTCCTCAAAGTCATCCTCTGATTCTGAAGAATCTGAAAAAGAGTCCAAGAAGCGTAAAAAGAaggcaaaaaaactaaaaaagaaacagaaaaagaaggATAAGAAAAG ACCAGAACCCGAGAGCACCGAAGAGAAGGAACAAGAAGAACTGGTTACGTCCACCGTACGTCCAGAAGAAATACCTCCCATTCCTGAAAATCGATTCCTCATGAGGATAAGTCCTCAGACAACCCAGAAATCCAATGACGAAGTTGAAAAGGACCGGAAAAAGAAAGATGACAGATCAAGAGAGAA TACTGGGATGAACTATAATTCTCATTTAGCATATAACAGACGACCATTAGTGACTACTCGATCTGGCAGAAAGATAAAAGGCAGGGGACCAAGG AGATACCGTACTCCGTCGCGCTCACGTTCACGCTCAAGGTCTCGAGACCGGTTTTGGCGCAGCGAAACTCCTCCACACTGGCGTCAGGAGATGCAGCGTCAGAGGATGAGGGCGGTTACAGGAGAGCGCTGGATTAAGGGAGACAA aGGGGACATGGAACAGACCAAGGTTGATGAAGATAAAGCTCcaaggagagagagaaggacCTCCAACACAAAGCATGATGAACACGCAGCTGAGgataaaaaagacaagaaaactcGGTCTCATAGATCTAAAAGCAAAGAAAATGACACTGCAGAAAAAGATGAGAAGCATAGCAAGCACAAGGCAAAGAAAAAGGATAAATCTCATAGTCGCAGTAAGAGCAGAGAAAAGAGTAAAAGGTCGAAAAGCCGAGATAAGTCATCCAAACACAGAAGTGAGGACCGACGAGGTCGCTCAAGAAGCAATGAAAGAAATGTTAATAAGAAGGAAAAGGATCCAGAGCCAGATCAAGGCAAAGATAGAAATAAGGATCATGATTCTGATAAAAAGCAGAAAGAAGACTCAAAAGGAAAAGATGAGGGAATGGTGACAAAATCACACAGCAAAGAAAGAGCTTCTGCAAAAGATGAGGACAGTTCCAGAGGCAGGGACAAAGGTGGACGTCCGCCGTCTaaagagaaggaagaaaagaaagaaaaagacaaagagaGGGATAGAGAACGCAGCAGAAGCAAAGAACGACGGCACAACAGGGAGAGGGAGACTAAGAGACGAGGAACATCCAGGGATAAAGACCGTCAGTCGCGAAGCCGAGACAGAAGTAGGAATAGAGACTCGCACAGAGGCAGGCGTTCCCGGAGCAAGAGTCGTAGTAGGAGAGACCACAGCAAAGGCAGGTCCTCTCACAGGAGAGACAGAGAGGCCGGTGGCCGCCGCCGacgcagcagtagcagcagcagcagctcggaTAGCGATAGAGCAAGAAAAAGGAAGAGTCAGAGGAGCCCTCGTTCTAAAAGAAGAAGCAGGAGTGTGTCCAAATCCAAAGACAGGACAAGCCCAGTCAGACCAGACAGTACgaagaataaaagtaaaaaagacagCAGAAAGAATCATTCAAGCTCCAGTTCCAGCTCTGACAGTGACTGA